A portion of the Paenibacillus hamazuiensis genome contains these proteins:
- a CDS encoding exodeoxyribonuclease III, producing the protein MKLVSWNVNGLRACVNKGFNDYFVQTDADIFCVQETKLQEGQISLEYEKPYFQYWNYAVQKGYSGTAVFTRIEPLSVRYGLEEDSEPEGRVITLEFGSFYLVNVYTPNARRDLSRLELRMEWEDRFRSYLEQLDARKPVIVCGDLNVAHHEIDIKNAKSNRGNSGFTDEERDKMTRLLEAGFIDTFRHFYPDKTDAYTWWSNMPKVRERNVGWRIDYFLASSRLAPFLVDSQIDAHVMGSDHCPVVLLLADDIRSEAENSDA; encoded by the coding sequence ATGAAACTCGTATCGTGGAATGTCAACGGATTAAGAGCATGCGTGAACAAAGGCTTTAACGATTATTTCGTGCAGACGGACGCGGATATTTTCTGCGTTCAGGAGACGAAGCTGCAGGAGGGACAAATCTCGCTCGAATACGAAAAGCCTTATTTCCAATACTGGAATTACGCGGTTCAGAAAGGGTATTCCGGGACGGCGGTATTTACAAGGATTGAACCGCTTTCCGTGCGTTACGGCCTGGAGGAAGATTCGGAGCCGGAAGGGCGGGTTATTACGCTGGAGTTTGGCTCCTTTTATCTCGTCAACGTGTACACTCCGAATGCAAGGCGCGATCTGTCCCGATTGGAACTGCGCATGGAGTGGGAGGACCGCTTCCGGAGTTATCTGGAGCAGCTCGATGCCCGCAAGCCGGTCATCGTATGCGGCGATTTGAACGTGGCCCATCATGAGATCGATATCAAAAACGCCAAATCGAACCGGGGCAACTCCGGGTTTACCGATGAGGAGCGGGACAAGATGACCCGACTGCTGGAGGCCGGATTTATCGATACGTTCCGGCATTTTTATCCCGACAAGACGGACGCTTATACGTGGTGGTCCAACATGCCCAAAGTAAGAGAGCGGAACGTCGGCTGGCGCATCGACTACTTCCTCGCTTCTTCGAGACTGGCGCCATTCCTCGTAGATTCGCAAATTGACGCCCACGTGATGGGCAGCGACCACTGCCCGGTCGTGCTGCTGCTGGCGGATGATATACGGTCGGAAGCGGAAAATTCGGATGCATAG
- the ald gene encoding alanine dehydrogenase, with protein MKIGVPKEIKNQENRIAMTPAGAAALVKAGHEVFIEKDAGAGSGFANEDYTAAGAAVADHASDVWRMADMVMKVKEPLPSEFGYFREDLVLFAYLHLAADPGLTRALVETKVAAIAYETVSANGSLPLLKPMSEVAGRMSVQIGAQLLEKPHGGKGILLGGVPGVKRGKVTVIGGGVVGTNAAKIAAGLGADVTVIDSDLERLRQLADIFGSGVQTLASSPMHIADALEESDLVVGAVLIPGAKAPKLVTDDMVRAMKPGAVIVDVAVDHGGIFETVDRVTTHAEPTYEKHGVIHYAVANMPGAVPRTSTFALTNATLPYALQIAGKGVKRAVQDNKPLRLGLNAAGGSVTHEAVAKDLGYEYTDAEMALEKQLIG; from the coding sequence ATGAAGATCGGGGTGCCTAAAGAAATCAAAAACCAGGAAAACCGGATCGCGATGACTCCCGCCGGCGCGGCCGCTTTAGTAAAGGCCGGGCACGAGGTGTTCATCGAAAAAGATGCCGGTGCGGGCAGCGGCTTTGCAAATGAAGATTATACGGCGGCAGGCGCGGCGGTTGCGGATCATGCCTCCGATGTTTGGCGGATGGCGGATATGGTCATGAAAGTGAAGGAACCGCTACCTTCCGAATTCGGGTATTTTCGTGAAGATTTGGTCCTGTTTGCTTATTTGCATCTGGCGGCCGACCCGGGGCTGACCCGGGCCCTGGTGGAAACGAAGGTCGCTGCCATTGCCTACGAAACGGTTTCCGCGAACGGTTCGCTGCCCCTGCTGAAACCGATGAGTGAGGTAGCCGGCCGCATGTCCGTGCAGATCGGCGCGCAGCTTTTGGAGAAGCCGCATGGCGGGAAAGGCATTTTGCTGGGGGGAGTTCCGGGCGTGAAGCGGGGGAAGGTGACCGTTATCGGCGGGGGCGTCGTCGGCACTAACGCCGCCAAAATCGCAGCCGGCCTCGGCGCCGACGTGACGGTCATCGATTCGGATCTGGAGCGCCTGCGCCAATTGGCGGACATATTCGGCTCGGGCGTCCAAACCTTGGCGTCTTCGCCGATGCATATTGCAGACGCTCTCGAGGAGTCCGATCTGGTCGTCGGGGCGGTATTGATACCGGGAGCCAAAGCGCCGAAGCTGGTTACGGACGATATGGTAAGAGCGATGAAGCCGGGGGCGGTGATCGTTGACGTAGCCGTAGACCACGGCGGGATCTTCGAGACGGTCGACCGCGTGACGACACACGCCGAGCCTACGTATGAAAAACACGGCGTCATCCATTATGCGGTGGCGAACATGCCCGGCGCCGTTCCAAGAACGTCGACTTTCGCCCTGACAAACGCGACTCTTCCCTATGCCCTGCAAATTGCCGGCAAAGGTGTGAAGCGGGCTGTGCAGGACAATAAACCGCTCCGGCTCGGACTCAACGCTGCGGGCGGTTCGGTCACTCACGAAGCGGTGGCGAAGGATCTCGGTTATGAGTATACCGATGCCGAAATGGCGCTGGAAAAGCAATTGATCGGCTGA
- a CDS encoding ABC transporter substrate-binding protein produces the protein MFRKGLTIGMSALLAAALSACGGDSASKAGEKEAKGGQEKVALRFSWWGGEARHKLFTQMIEDFEKKHPNIKIEQEFSDFDPYFDKLATQVAGGDPPDIMSMHLTRYMDYANRNQLLPLDEIVQSKAVDVSDWNPKILDLGKANGKLVMLSIGNSSKGFFYNADLFKRANVEPPKFDITWDEFAAKAAELKKAVGKPDFYFIDDQSGIMDTFGYFNRQRGKDNYTKDGKLGFTKEDMIAYHQYWDKLRKDGLIPPAPLSAEYKGKQHQESMLAKGITAAVFAPGNQMKIYQSFMKDELDVVREPGDPNGKSGEDIGGVFLSISAKSKHPKEAAEFIKYFLNDEDGVKMYKDEQGVVASPKSDALIDPLRVPADKKIAAYQKKITPYINVPNTAPAGGNDINKQFGNASEAIAFGKKTIEQAVNDFFNEAGKILK, from the coding sequence ATGTTCAGGAAAGGGCTTACAATCGGCATGAGTGCGCTGCTTGCTGCGGCTTTATCCGCTTGCGGCGGGGACAGCGCATCTAAAGCGGGAGAAAAAGAGGCCAAAGGCGGCCAGGAGAAGGTTGCTTTAAGGTTCAGTTGGTGGGGTGGCGAAGCCCGGCATAAGCTGTTCACGCAGATGATCGAGGATTTCGAGAAGAAGCATCCGAATATTAAAATCGAGCAGGAATTCAGCGATTTCGATCCTTACTTCGACAAGCTGGCGACACAGGTGGCGGGCGGCGACCCGCCGGATATCATGAGCATGCACCTCACGCGGTATATGGATTATGCCAACCGGAACCAGCTGCTCCCGCTCGACGAAATCGTCCAGTCCAAGGCCGTCGACGTGTCGGACTGGAATCCGAAAATTCTCGATCTCGGCAAGGCGAACGGCAAGCTGGTGATGCTCTCGATCGGCAATTCGTCGAAAGGCTTTTTCTATAACGCGGATCTGTTCAAAAGGGCGAACGTGGAGCCGCCCAAGTTCGATATCACCTGGGACGAATTTGCCGCCAAGGCGGCGGAATTGAAGAAAGCGGTCGGCAAGCCGGACTTTTATTTCATCGACGATCAGAGCGGCATTATGGATACGTTCGGCTACTTCAACCGGCAGAGAGGCAAGGACAACTACACGAAAGACGGCAAGCTCGGCTTCACGAAGGAAGATATGATCGCCTACCATCAATACTGGGATAAATTGCGCAAGGACGGCCTGATCCCTCCGGCTCCCTTGTCGGCCGAATACAAAGGCAAGCAGCATCAGGAGTCGATGCTCGCCAAAGGCATAACGGCAGCGGTGTTCGCTCCGGGCAACCAGATGAAAATATATCAAAGCTTCATGAAGGATGAGCTCGACGTCGTCCGGGAGCCCGGCGATCCGAACGGAAAAAGCGGCGAGGACATCGGCGGCGTATTCCTAAGCATCTCCGCCAAGTCGAAGCATCCGAAGGAAGCGGCGGAATTTATCAAGTATTTTCTGAACGACGAAGACGGCGTCAAAATGTACAAGGACGAGCAGGGCGTTGTCGCCTCCCCGAAAAGCGACGCGCTGATCGATCCGCTGCGTGTGCCGGCAGACAAAAAAATCGCCGCTTACCAGAAAAAAATTACGCCGTATATCAACGTGCCGAATACCGCGCCTGCCGGCGGGAACGACATAAACAAGCAGTTCGGCAACGCCAGCGAAGCGATCGCCTTCGGCAAGAAAACGATCGAGCAGGCCGTGAACGATTTCTTTAACGAAGCCGGGAAAATCTTGAAGTAG
- the argH gene encoding argininosuccinate lyase, producing MRERLQEPPAQEVIRHLFEPAILSDLERNFYNILDINKAHLLMLVDQNIVTPENGKKIMDAIFKLEKDGSGSMEIDPNLEDLYFNIESCIIRQTGMEIGGQMHTARSRNDLYATLNRICSRTNLIAICSMINGLRSDMLKFAKDHLDVIMPGYTHLQPAEPVTLAHYFSAVLHALDRDYERIFSAFGRLNISPLGSGAMASTSFPIDRRQTAELLGFDDIIRNSIDGVASRDYVLEILSSLGIFMADLSRFSHDLYVWSTDEFSYIEVGNSVAACSSIMPQKKNPITLEHVKAKAAHVQASYVSAFSTLKNTPYTHSRDVNSESVKYYWNALYEVEAAISLLTATLKTLNVNKERMLARTKMNFSTVTELANSLVRDEKLSFRAAHHLVAGLVNHVLEQKRMAEHIDGKLLSRISQEVLGKEIVLSEESICNALDPVRNVESKKTAGGPSPAEVSVQLERLAERLEADKRNLTLKEEQLKRAKEALNEKASSLGLM from the coding sequence GTGAGAGAGCGTTTACAAGAACCGCCGGCACAAGAGGTTATCCGGCATTTGTTTGAACCGGCAATCTTAAGTGATCTGGAACGGAATTTTTACAATATCCTCGATATCAACAAGGCACATCTTCTCATGCTGGTCGACCAAAACATCGTCACGCCTGAAAACGGGAAAAAGATTATGGATGCCATTTTCAAGCTGGAAAAGGACGGTTCCGGGTCCATGGAGATTGATCCTAACCTGGAGGATTTATATTTTAATATCGAGTCCTGCATCATTCGGCAAACCGGTATGGAGATTGGCGGGCAGATGCATACGGCCCGCAGCCGGAACGATCTTTACGCGACGTTGAACCGAATATGCAGCAGGACAAATTTAATCGCCATTTGTTCGATGATCAACGGGTTACGGTCCGATATGCTGAAGTTTGCCAAAGATCATCTGGATGTCATTATGCCTGGATATACCCATTTGCAGCCTGCGGAGCCCGTCACCCTGGCACATTATTTTTCCGCTGTCCTTCACGCATTGGACCGGGATTATGAAAGGATTTTCAGCGCTTTCGGCAGACTGAACATATCCCCGCTCGGCTCCGGTGCGATGGCTTCCACTTCGTTTCCGATCGACCGCCGGCAGACGGCGGAGTTGCTCGGCTTCGACGACATCATCCGCAACTCCATCGACGGTGTCGCATCGAGGGATTACGTATTGGAAATTTTGTCCTCGCTCGGCATCTTTATGGCCGATCTGAGCCGGTTCAGCCATGATCTTTATGTATGGTCGACCGATGAATTTTCCTACATAGAAGTCGGGAATTCCGTGGCGGCCTGCAGCAGTATCATGCCTCAAAAGAAAAATCCGATCACGCTCGAGCACGTGAAAGCGAAAGCCGCCCATGTTCAAGCATCGTACGTTTCCGCCTTCAGCACACTCAAAAACACTCCGTATACGCATTCCCGCGATGTGAACTCGGAGAGCGTCAAATACTACTGGAACGCTTTGTACGAGGTGGAAGCAGCAATTTCTCTGTTAACCGCAACCTTAAAAACGCTTAATGTCAATAAAGAACGAATGCTTGCCCGCACCAAAATGAATTTCAGCACGGTGACGGAATTGGCCAACTCACTCGTCCGCGACGAAAAGCTGTCATTTCGCGCTGCACACCATCTGGTGGCCGGCTTGGTCAATCACGTTTTGGAGCAGAAGCGGATGGCGGAGCATATCGACGGGAAGCTGTTGTCCCGGATTTCGCAGGAGGTGCTTGGAAAGGAAATCGTCTTGAGCGAGGAGAGCATATGCAATGCTCTTGATCCGGTCCGGAACGTGGAATCGAAAAAAACGGCTGGCGGGCCTTCACCCGCCGAGGTTTCTGTGCAACTGGAGCGGCTTGCGGAACGCCTTGAGGCGGATAAGAGGAATTTAACGCTGAAGGAAGAACAGCTCAAACGCGCCAAAGAGGCTTTGAATGAAAAAGCAAGCAGTCTTGGTCTGATGTAA
- a CDS encoding extracellular solute-binding protein, protein MFFILSLSFNAEYADERFRSEIAEPLAKRFPHVHLEHRREIPLYGDHIEKWENGEPMADIHLIETYSLRRLIGKHLCVNLLELDPSLSAHPFEAGLLAHGLGDSGELFAVPYNNAMDYPLCYNKTIFDKFGEPYPGDGMTWEEVIERSADVSGPRDGTSYIGLDPADISLMSMQLSAELVDAATGKASVTGPEWKKMARTIQRIYQVKNNLLPNTNKMLAFNRYFVREQVVAMGVICPTCYNPDDLQFDWDIVSYPVFEERQGPNLWNNLMLAISPSCKDKAAALEIVRFLVSDEFQRNNCRKGVLTSLNNPDIQMMFGELVPLYQNKNVRAISYNRPAPPPPRGSVGKVIGLQLRLMKENKDWGILDYRRRLLDMILNNEQADETLQRYADELNREMGVRLA, encoded by the coding sequence GTGTTTTTTATTTTATCCTTATCGTTTAATGCCGAATATGCGGACGAAAGATTTCGCAGCGAAATCGCGGAGCCGCTTGCCAAACGGTTTCCTCATGTGCATTTGGAACACCGAAGAGAAATACCGCTGTACGGCGATCATATCGAAAAATGGGAAAACGGCGAACCGATGGCGGACATCCATCTTATCGAGACATATTCGCTGCGCAGGCTGATCGGCAAACATCTGTGCGTCAACTTGCTGGAGCTGGATCCTTCGTTATCCGCACATCCTTTCGAAGCCGGATTGCTGGCGCACGGGCTGGGCGACAGCGGCGAGCTGTTCGCCGTTCCTTACAACAACGCCATGGATTACCCCTTATGTTATAACAAAACGATTTTCGACAAATTCGGCGAACCGTATCCCGGCGACGGCATGACGTGGGAGGAAGTCATCGAACGTTCGGCCGATGTTTCCGGTCCGCGCGACGGAACGTCGTACATCGGCCTGGACCCGGCGGATATATCGCTAATGAGCATGCAGTTATCCGCCGAGTTGGTCGACGCAGCAACCGGCAAAGCCAGCGTCACCGGCCCCGAGTGGAAAAAAATGGCCCGGACGATTCAGCGAATCTATCAGGTTAAAAACAACCTGCTTCCCAATACAAACAAGATGCTGGCGTTTAACCGTTACTTCGTACGAGAGCAAGTCGTCGCCATGGGCGTCATTTGCCCGACCTGCTACAACCCGGATGATTTGCAGTTCGATTGGGATATCGTCTCTTATCCCGTATTCGAGGAACGGCAAGGACCTAACCTGTGGAACAACCTCATGCTCGCGATCAGTCCGTCATGCAAGGACAAAGCCGCCGCATTGGAAATTGTCCGTTTCCTGGTATCGGACGAGTTTCAGCGAAACAACTGCCGGAAAGGCGTATTAACGTCGTTAAACAATCCGGACATTCAAATGATGTTCGGAGAGCTTGTCCCGCTATATCAAAACAAAAATGTCCGGGCCATTAGCTATAACAGACCTGCGCCCCCTCCCCCGAGAGGCTCGGTCGGCAAAGTCATCGGGCTGCAGCTGCGCCTCATGAAAGAGAACAAGGATTGGGGTATACTGGATTATCGCCGCCGGCTGCTCGATATGATTCTGAATAACGAACAAGCGGACGAAACCTTGCAGCGGTATGCGGATGAGCTGAACAGGGAAATGGGTGTACGGCTCGCCTGA
- the alr gene encoding alanine racemase: MKMMQQPAETRNSCRETWAEVSLGAISHNVKLFKLQMKPSCRFMAVVKANGYGHGAVEAAKAALAAGADYLGVAIVDEALQLRKAGIHHPILVLGHTPLYAVKTALRHRIALTVFSEQVLDEAISCAEQLRQPARIHLKIDTGMTRLGVTGHEAALALARKAQSSPHVTLEGAFSHFADADGSDPSYTLRQYRLFASYIDFLRRHHIEIPLKHICNSAAAMRFPDMHLDMVRVGIALYGLSPLPGSPLPGFPLIPAMQLKTKISAVKRVPSGQPVGYGCTYITQSDRITATLPIGYADGLPRRLSNRGSALVRDQRVPIAGNICMDQTILDVTPVPCVEAGEEAVLIGGTKENFITMDEIASQAGTIHYEVACLIGSRVPRIYT; this comes from the coding sequence ATGAAAATGATGCAGCAGCCGGCCGAGACTCGGAACAGCTGCCGGGAAACATGGGCGGAAGTTTCTCTCGGCGCCATTTCGCACAACGTCAAACTGTTCAAACTGCAAATGAAGCCGTCGTGCCGGTTCATGGCGGTTGTGAAAGCGAACGGATACGGTCACGGCGCCGTCGAAGCCGCCAAGGCCGCTTTGGCCGCCGGAGCCGATTATTTAGGCGTCGCCATCGTGGATGAAGCGTTGCAACTGCGGAAGGCAGGCATTCACCACCCCATCCTGGTTTTGGGGCACACTCCCCTCTATGCGGTGAAAACGGCGCTTCGCCACCGCATTGCCTTAACCGTGTTTTCCGAGCAAGTGCTGGATGAAGCGATCTCCTGCGCCGAACAATTGCGGCAGCCGGCGCGAATCCATCTCAAAATCGATACCGGAATGACCCGGCTCGGAGTCACTGGCCACGAGGCGGCTTTAGCTTTGGCGAGAAAGGCGCAGTCTTCCCCGCATGTCACGCTGGAAGGAGCATTTTCCCATTTCGCCGATGCGGACGGCAGCGATCCGTCCTACACCCTCCGCCAATATCGGCTGTTCGCTTCATACATCGATTTTTTGCGGCGGCACCATATCGAAATACCGCTCAAGCACATCTGCAACAGCGCCGCCGCCATGCGATTCCCGGACATGCACCTGGACATGGTGAGGGTCGGAATCGCCCTGTACGGGCTGAGTCCCTTGCCCGGCTCACCCCTTCCCGGCTTTCCGCTTATACCGGCGATGCAGCTGAAAACGAAAATATCCGCCGTAAAACGCGTCCCAAGCGGCCAGCCTGTCGGCTACGGATGTACATACATCACCCAAAGCGACCGCATAACGGCGACCCTTCCTATCGGTTATGCGGACGGGCTGCCGCGGCGGCTCTCTAACCGGGGATCTGCCTTGGTCCGGGATCAACGAGTTCCCATCGCAGGAAATATCTGCATGGACCAAACCATCCTCGACGTCACCCCGGTCCCCTGCGTTGAGGCCGGAGAGGAAGCGGTCCTCATCGGCGGAACAAAAGAAAACTTCATAACGATGGACGAAATTGCTTCCCAGGCGGGCACCATCCATTATGAAGTCGCTTGCTTAATCGGGAGCAGAGTCCCGCGTATTTATACGTAA
- a CDS encoding acetylxylan esterase — protein sequence MGYIEEVTRPFYSYLPELTKQDDFDAFWERTVAEARAVPLNPERKPADYPSPHVKVYAISYNGMDRTRIHGWFIVPAFLKKDKYPCLIHYHGFSGSRGQPSDFMHWVMLGIAVLSVDCRDQGGKTGNSASYTHGFTLNVASKGVHDKDEYYYRFAYMDCVKAIDFACAQEEVDAAKIVIEGASQGGALGMAVCALDDRPALAMVDVPSNSNLVRRIEGNHGAFSSVAEYLKKHPDQTDLVMNNLSYFDTMNMADKIRCRVLASVALKDETCPAEMYFATYNRIQSEKEIVVYPFNGHEGGGAVHREVKLAHLKKCFPEWLE from the coding sequence ATGGGTTATATCGAAGAAGTGACCAGACCGTTTTACAGCTATTTGCCGGAGCTGACGAAGCAGGACGATTTCGATGCGTTCTGGGAGCGGACGGTGGCGGAGGCCAGGGCGGTTCCGCTGAATCCGGAGAGAAAACCGGCGGATTATCCGAGTCCGCACGTTAAGGTGTACGCGATCTCGTACAACGGGATGGATCGGACCCGCATCCATGGCTGGTTTATCGTTCCGGCCTTTTTAAAGAAAGACAAATACCCGTGCCTGATCCATTATCACGGTTTTTCCGGCAGCCGGGGGCAGCCGTCCGATTTCATGCATTGGGTGATGCTGGGCATCGCCGTGCTGTCGGTCGATTGCCGCGATCAAGGCGGAAAAACCGGCAACAGCGCGTCCTATACTCACGGGTTTACGCTGAATGTGGCGAGCAAGGGCGTTCATGATAAAGACGAGTATTACTACCGTTTCGCCTATATGGACTGCGTCAAAGCGATCGATTTCGCCTGCGCTCAGGAGGAGGTCGACGCCGCTAAAATCGTCATCGAAGGGGCGAGCCAGGGCGGCGCACTCGGCATGGCCGTCTGCGCCTTGGACGACAGGCCGGCGCTCGCGATGGTCGATGTGCCGAGCAACAGCAACCTCGTCCGGCGCATCGAAGGAAATCACGGGGCGTTTTCGAGCGTAGCCGAATATTTGAAGAAACATCCGGATCAGACGGATCTCGTGATGAACAACCTCAGCTACTTCGACACGATGAACATGGCGGACAAAATCCGCTGCAGGGTGCTTGCGTCCGTCGCGCTGAAGGACGAGACATGTCCGGCCGAAATGTATTTCGCCACATACAACCGCATTCAAAGTGAAAAGGAAATCGTCGTATACCCGTTTAACGGTCATGAAGGCGGGGGTGCCGTGCATAGGGAGGTCAAGCTCGCTCATCTGAAGAAATGTTTCCCCGAATGGCTCGAATAA
- a CDS encoding PucR family transcriptional regulator, with the protein MHTEKDMFEAGFDSLEAVAEAINKAIGCPVTIEDPGHRLIAYSAHDAKADFARLATIVGRRVPEKVIAALWREGVIRRLHESDGPVRVAAIEDVGLGARVAMAIRKNDDILGYIWILDDERRLGDEELARLKTAAQAVKAKLVQLQQQRRKKEESRTDFLWQLLTGFLTSETAIREQADKLDIQLPASYYVWVIRFVSEIGDSLLQHIQYIGASVRHVRLIGHVVDNDQLILLAAPGAASSLKPDSPAPIRSFAEQIARSAGSVRFDAGGSSLRESYAAVEEGYQEALTVLQIKRQFPAETRHIYDYPGLGFYRFLPLILQEKQKRPMKNAAIEKLRTYDAEHNQCLLHTLDVFLSCDSNAKEAARLLHVHINTLTYRLKRISEVGEIDLTDMNQKVTLYIDLKTEQLGGR; encoded by the coding sequence ATGCATACGGAAAAAGATATGTTCGAAGCCGGCTTTGACAGCCTGGAGGCTGTGGCGGAAGCGATAAATAAAGCGATCGGGTGCCCGGTAACGATCGAGGACCCCGGTCACCGGCTGATCGCCTACAGCGCGCACGATGCGAAGGCGGATTTCGCCCGGCTGGCGACGATCGTCGGCCGCAGGGTTCCGGAGAAGGTGATCGCCGCTTTATGGCGCGAAGGGGTGATTCGGCGGCTGCACGAGAGCGACGGTCCGGTCCGTGTCGCGGCGATCGAAGATGTCGGGCTTGGCGCCCGCGTGGCCATGGCGATCCGCAAAAACGACGACATCTTGGGGTATATTTGGATTCTTGACGATGAAAGACGTCTCGGGGACGAGGAACTGGCCCGTCTCAAAACGGCGGCGCAGGCGGTCAAAGCGAAATTGGTTCAATTGCAGCAGCAGAGACGGAAAAAAGAAGAGAGCCGGACCGATTTTCTATGGCAGCTTTTGACGGGATTTTTAACGTCCGAAACGGCGATTCGGGAACAAGCGGACAAGCTGGACATACAGCTTCCTGCATCTTATTATGTGTGGGTGATCCGGTTCGTGTCGGAAATCGGGGACAGCCTGCTTCAGCATATTCAGTATATCGGCGCGTCAGTCAGGCATGTTCGCTTGATCGGCCATGTCGTCGACAACGACCAGTTGATCCTGCTTGCCGCACCCGGAGCGGCATCTTCATTGAAGCCGGACAGTCCGGCGCCCATTCGGAGCTTCGCGGAACAGATCGCTAGAAGCGCCGGGAGCGTCCGGTTCGACGCAGGCGGCAGCTCGCTTCGCGAAAGCTACGCCGCGGTGGAGGAGGGGTACCAGGAAGCGTTGACCGTGCTGCAAATCAAGCGGCAATTTCCCGCCGAAACGCGGCATATTTACGATTATCCCGGCCTCGGCTTCTACCGTTTTTTGCCGCTCATCCTGCAGGAAAAGCAAAAACGCCCGATGAAAAACGCCGCCATTGAAAAGCTGAGAACGTACGATGCCGAGCACAATCAGTGCCTGCTGCATACGTTGGACGTCTTTTTAAGCTGCGACAGCAATGCGAAAGAGGCGGCCCGGCTGCTGCACGTTCATATCAATACGCTGACTTACCGGTTGAAACGGATTTCCGAGGTCGGCGAAATCGACTTAACCGATATGAATCAGAAGGTTACCCTGTATATTGATCTGAAGACGGAACAGCTCGGCGGACGCTGA
- a CDS encoding DMT family transporter — translation MGYLLLILATMSWSFVGILVKMAAAMADSSLITFARFAFGVMFLGLFLWVRFRSVKLRYDMSWIWIGAIGKCCNYFFENIAISIGYSYGNILVGPIQTIILLILSIAWFKEKISWRGWVAAALCICGVLSISWNGMPLALLMQGGAVTTVLFVLSAVGAAFHTLSQKKLAHHMDSGTMNFSIFFWCSLLMAIPVPIGFHWTGQPAFWPIAALLLLGLITGLSFYWFSQSLRTVPFTVAVIVSNSGVLFTILWAYLFFGDPITGYILFGTALLMGGLVLLNWPSRQKLRESGGA, via the coding sequence GTGGGGTACCTTCTATTGATACTTGCAACCATGTCCTGGAGTTTTGTAGGTATCTTGGTCAAAATGGCTGCGGCCATGGCGGACAGTTCGCTCATTACATTTGCCCGCTTTGCGTTTGGTGTTATGTTTCTCGGATTGTTCCTTTGGGTCCGTTTCCGCTCCGTCAAGCTGCGCTACGACATGTCCTGGATCTGGATCGGCGCTATCGGCAAATGCTGCAACTACTTTTTTGAAAATATAGCGATATCCATCGGTTATTCTTACGGAAATATATTGGTGGGGCCTATTCAAACGATCATCCTTCTGATTTTATCGATCGCCTGGTTTAAAGAAAAGATCTCCTGGCGGGGCTGGGTGGCGGCTGCGCTCTGCATATGCGGCGTACTTTCGATCAGCTGGAACGGAATGCCGCTGGCTTTGTTGATGCAGGGGGGAGCCGTTACGACCGTTTTGTTTGTGCTGTCGGCGGTGGGAGCGGCTTTTCACACCCTTAGCCAAAAAAAGCTGGCCCACCATATGGATTCCGGCACGATGAACTTTTCCATTTTTTTCTGGTGCTCGCTGCTGATGGCCATCCCGGTTCCCATCGGATTTCATTGGACCGGCCAGCCGGCGTTTTGGCCTATAGCCGCTTTGCTTCTGCTCGGGCTGATCACCGGGCTTAGCTTTTATTGGTTCTCCCAATCGCTGCGCACGGTGCCCTTTACGGTAGCGGTAATTGTCAGCAACAGCGGAGTGCTGTTTACGATTTTGTGGGCGTATTTGTTTTTCGGGGATCCGATCACGGGATATATTTTGTTCGGCACCGCGCTGCTGATGGGCGGGCTCGTTCTGCTGAACTGGCCTTCCCGGCAAAAACTCCGGGAAAGCGGCGGCGCCTGA
- a CDS encoding metal-dependent hydrolase, with protein MLQKTHSIAGLLAAECVLAGFQQPLWTWESAAVLLLGCLAGPLADIDKPSSTVAKIFFPLSFLLKMMEIRHRTLTHSILFLFIVCMLALPLPPIFFWCFVVAFASHAFIDLFNEQGVELLWPLKIRFRLLPKFIAIETGSWAESVFRLILFLLCAAILVKGILGLNGLSAPSFLLRIFA; from the coding sequence ATGCTGCAAAAAACACACAGTATCGCCGGCTTGCTTGCAGCGGAATGCGTTCTCGCCGGCTTCCAGCAGCCTTTATGGACCTGGGAATCCGCCGCCGTCCTGCTTCTGGGTTGCCTGGCCGGCCCGCTCGCCGACATAGACAAGCCTTCTTCCACGGTCGCAAAAATATTTTTTCCGCTGTCGTTCCTGTTAAAAATGATGGAAATTCGTCACCGCACGCTTACGCATTCCATCCTGTTTTTGTTCATTGTATGCATGCTTGCTTTGCCGCTGCCGCCCATATTCTTTTGGTGTTTTGTGGTGGCCTTTGCGTCGCATGCATTTATCGATTTATTTAACGAACAAGGAGTCGAACTTCTTTGGCCCTTAAAAATTCGCTTCCGGCTGCTGCCGAAGTTCATTGCCATCGAAACCGGCTCATGGGCGGAAAGCGTATTTCGCCTCATTCTCTTTTTGCTTTGCGCCGCAATTCTCGTGAAAGGCATTCTGGGCTTGAACGGTCTGTCGGCGCCGAGTTTTCTGCTTAGGATATTTGCTTGA